Proteins encoded by one window of Azoarcus sp. PA01:
- the bioD gene encoding dethiobiotin synthase translates to MTEPRAWFLAGTDTEIGKTFVACALLHAARQAGHRALGMKPVAAGAEWIAGEWLNEDAAQLRAASSFDPGLDRLNPYCLKTPIAPHIAAAEEGIAIDPARIRAAFEELRMQADVVIVEGVGGFRVPLGDRYDTADLARELGLPVILVVGMRLGCINHVLLTAEAIAARGLTLAGWIANRIDPAMLRADENLEALRTRIDAPLLGVVPHVAGADPAQVAAALRLPSC, encoded by the coding sequence ATGACTGAACCCCGCGCCTGGTTCCTCGCCGGAACCGATACCGAGATCGGCAAGACTTTCGTCGCCTGCGCGCTGCTGCACGCGGCGCGCCAGGCCGGCCACCGCGCACTCGGCATGAAGCCGGTCGCAGCCGGCGCCGAATGGATCGCCGGCGAATGGCTCAACGAGGACGCCGCGCAGCTGCGCGCCGCTTCGAGCTTCGACCCCGGCCTCGACCGGCTGAACCCCTACTGCCTGAAGACGCCGATCGCCCCGCACATCGCCGCCGCCGAGGAAGGCATCGCCATCGACCCGGCGCGCATCCGCGCAGCGTTCGAGGAGCTCCGCATGCAGGCGGACGTCGTCATCGTCGAAGGCGTCGGCGGGTTCCGCGTGCCGCTCGGCGACCGTTACGACACGGCGGACCTCGCACGCGAGCTCGGGCTGCCGGTGATCCTCGTCGTCGGCATGCGGCTGGGCTGCATCAACCACGTGCTGCTGACCGCCGAAGCGATCGCGGCGCGCGGCCTGACGCTCGCCGGCTGGATCGCGAACCGCATCGACCCGGCGATGCTGCGCGCGGACGAGAACCTCGAAGCGCTGCGAACCCGCATCGACGCGCCGCTGCTCGGCGTCGTGCCGCACGTCGCCGGCGCCGACCCGGCGCAGGTCGCCGCGGCGCTGCGGCTGCCCTCCTGCTAA
- a CDS encoding methyltransferase domain-containing protein, with amino-acid sequence MVSSRTVPKHVVRRAFDRAAVTYDSAAAVQREICNRLAEFVARRLASVPPLQRVVDAGCGTGYGLDLLARLCPQATLIALDFAPAMLARLAAGSGHVQPVPLCADLEALPLADGSIDAVWSSLALQWCEPSLALGEFARVLRPGGEAWIATLGPRTLWELRDAFTAVDDAEHAIRFHSRERWLAEAVAAGFEPLAADNFPVFAVAPDLRQLLRDIKSIGAHSVGAQRRREPLGRAAWKMLETRYETHRRDDGLLPATYDLILLALRKPAQPASSGADVAAPEGPTDD; translated from the coding sequence GTGGTTAGCAGCCGCACCGTGCCGAAACACGTCGTGCGACGCGCGTTCGATCGCGCCGCGGTGACCTATGACAGCGCCGCCGCGGTACAGCGCGAAATCTGCAATCGGCTCGCGGAGTTCGTCGCACGCCGGCTCGCGTCGGTGCCGCCGCTGCAGCGTGTCGTCGATGCCGGGTGCGGCACCGGCTACGGGCTCGATCTCCTCGCGCGGCTCTGCCCGCAGGCGACGCTGATCGCGCTCGATTTCGCGCCGGCGATGCTCGCCCGCCTGGCGGCCGGGTCTGGCCACGTGCAGCCGGTGCCCCTTTGCGCCGACCTCGAAGCGCTGCCGCTCGCTGACGGTTCGATCGACGCCGTCTGGTCGAGCCTCGCGCTGCAATGGTGCGAGCCCTCGCTCGCGCTCGGCGAGTTCGCCCGCGTCCTGCGCCCCGGCGGCGAAGCGTGGATCGCGACGCTCGGCCCGCGCACGCTGTGGGAGCTGCGCGACGCGTTCACCGCCGTCGACGACGCCGAACATGCGATCCGCTTTCACTCGCGCGAACGCTGGCTCGCGGAAGCCGTCGCGGCCGGCTTCGAGCCGCTCGCCGCCGACAATTTTCCCGTCTTCGCCGTCGCCCCCGACTTGCGCCAGCTGCTGCGCGACATCAAGTCGATCGGCGCGCACAGCGTCGGCGCGCAGCGGCGCCGCGAACCGCTCGGCCGCGCAGCCTGGAAAATGCTCGAAACCCGTTACGAGACGCACCGCCGCGACGACGGCCTGCTGCCCGCGACTTACGACCTGATCCTGCTCGCACTGAGAAAACCCGCGCAACCGGCGAGTAGCGGCGCGGACGTCGCAGCCCCCGAAGGACCGACAGATGACTGA
- a CDS encoding alpha/beta fold hydrolase, which produces MSRPDLVLLHGWGLGPQVWNALTPHLPAALRIRTPALPGHGGTLACSPTLEAWSDALLPELPDGAVLCGWSLGGLVALDLARRHPHKVARLVLIGTSPCFVTRADSAAAPWLHGLAASTVGGFIDEFAHDPAATLRRFVALQALGDARRRTVANALNAALVNSEKCDRSMLATGLELLADTDWRAALDDVRQPVQLIHGDGDALMPVAAAEWLATRLPDARLARFDDCGHAPFLSRPEDCAALVEEFVRG; this is translated from the coding sequence ATGAGCCGGCCGGATCTCGTCCTGCTGCATGGCTGGGGACTCGGGCCACAGGTGTGGAACGCGCTGACGCCGCACCTGCCGGCTGCGCTGCGCATTCGCACGCCGGCGCTGCCGGGCCACGGCGGCACGCTCGCGTGCAGCCCGACCCTCGAAGCCTGGAGCGACGCGCTGCTGCCCGAACTGCCCGACGGCGCAGTCCTATGTGGCTGGTCGCTCGGCGGGCTCGTCGCGCTCGACCTCGCGCGGCGTCATCCGCACAAAGTCGCGCGGCTGGTGCTGATCGGCACGTCGCCGTGCTTCGTCACGCGTGCCGATTCCGCCGCGGCACCGTGGCTGCACGGCCTCGCCGCTTCGACCGTCGGCGGATTCATCGACGAGTTCGCCCACGATCCGGCCGCGACGCTGCGCCGCTTCGTCGCGCTGCAAGCCCTTGGCGACGCGCGGCGGCGCACTGTCGCGAACGCGTTGAATGCGGCGCTCGTGAATAGCGAAAAATGCGATCGCAGCATGCTCGCCACCGGCCTCGAACTGCTCGCGGACACCGACTGGCGTGCCGCGCTCGACGACGTCCGCCAGCCGGTGCAGCTGATTCACGGCGACGGCGACGCGTTGATGCCGGTCGCCGCTGCCGAATGGCTCGCGACGCGACTGCCGGACGCCCGCCTCGCACGATTCGACGATTGCGGCCACGCGCCTTTCCTGTCGCGTCCGGAAGACTGTGCCGCGCTCGTCGAGGAGTTCGTCCGTGGTTAG
- the bioF gene encoding 8-amino-7-oxononanoate synthase gives MLLDRLKADLAELDSRALRRTRRSLATPCAPHVRVDARDMLAFCSNDYLGLAADPALAHALQAGAAQWGAGSGASHLVSGHYAVHDELETRLAAFVGCERALYFSTGYMANTGAIPALVGRGDAIFADRLNHASLVDGALLSRAELHRYAHGDPAALEGALAASSAKRKLIVTDTVFSMDGDVAPLAALLDLAERFDAWLMVDDAHGFGVLGPGGRGAVAEAGLASWRLIYVGTLGKAAGVSGAFVAGHADVIEWLMQKARTYIFTTGAPPALAETLLASLDLIEHGDERREHLAGLVALLRRELALARWQLLPSRTPIQPVVIGDNAEALAVARALWDAGLWVPAIRPPTVPPGTARLRISLTAAHRADDVRRLAHALNRLEARA, from the coding sequence ATGCTGCTCGACCGCCTCAAGGCCGATCTCGCCGAACTCGACAGCCGCGCGCTCCGGCGCACGCGTCGCAGTCTCGCAACCCCGTGTGCTCCGCATGTCCGCGTCGACGCGCGCGACATGCTCGCGTTCTGCAGCAACGACTATCTGGGGCTTGCCGCCGACCCTGCCCTCGCGCACGCGCTGCAGGCCGGCGCCGCGCAGTGGGGCGCGGGCTCGGGCGCGTCGCACCTCGTCAGCGGCCATTACGCCGTCCACGATGAACTCGAAACGCGGCTCGCGGCGTTCGTCGGCTGCGAACGCGCACTGTATTTCTCGACCGGCTACATGGCGAACACGGGGGCGATCCCGGCGCTCGTCGGGCGCGGCGACGCGATCTTCGCCGACCGCCTCAACCACGCGTCGCTCGTCGATGGCGCGTTGCTGTCACGCGCCGAGCTGCACCGCTACGCGCACGGCGATCCGGCGGCGCTCGAGGGCGCGCTGGCGGCGAGTTCGGCGAAGCGCAAGCTGATCGTCACGGACACGGTCTTCAGCATGGACGGCGACGTCGCGCCGCTCGCGGCGCTGCTCGATCTGGCCGAGCGCTTCGACGCGTGGCTGATGGTCGATGACGCGCACGGCTTCGGCGTGCTCGGCCCCGGAGGGCGCGGCGCGGTAGCCGAAGCCGGCCTCGCGTCGTGGCGGCTGATCTACGTCGGCACGCTCGGCAAGGCCGCCGGGGTGTCCGGTGCGTTCGTCGCCGGCCACGCCGATGTCATCGAATGGCTGATGCAAAAAGCCCGCACCTACATCTTCACGACCGGTGCCCCGCCTGCGCTCGCCGAAACGCTGCTCGCGAGCCTCGACCTGATCGAGCACGGCGACGAGCGCCGGGAACACCTCGCCGGACTGGTCGCGCTGCTGCGGCGCGAACTCGCCCTCGCCCGCTGGCAGCTGCTGCCGTCGCGCACGCCGATCCAGCCGGTCGTGATCGGCGACAACGCCGAAGCGCTTGCGGTCGCCCGCGCGCTGTGGGACGCAGGGCTGTGGGTACCGGCGATCCGCCCGCCGACGGTGCCGCCCGGCACCGCGCGCCTGCGCATCTCGCTGACCGCCGCGCATCGTGCGGACGACGTCCGTCGTCTCGCGCACGCGCTCAACCGGCTGGAGGCGCGTGCATGA
- a CDS encoding adenosylmethionine--8-amino-7-oxononanoate transaminase codes for MHAPSLLERSLRSVWHPCTQMKQHEALPLVPIVRGEGPWLIDADGRRLLDGISSWWVNLFGHCNPRINAALRAQLDTLEHVMLAGFTHEPVVELSERLAALTGHRLGHAFYASDGASATEIALKMSAHYWRNLGLAEKSRFVSLAGSYHGETVGALAVTDVPIFRDAYAPLVRAGTTVPTPDARLALPGESAADVARRAAAALEMHLAEHHAQTAALIVEPLVQGASGMVMYDAEYLRLARALCDRYRVHLIADEIAVGCGRTGSFFACEQAGIWPDFLCLSKGISGGYLPLSLVLATDTVYAAFYDDSATRAFLHSHSYTGNPLACRAALATLDIFEQDGVLAANRVLARQLGDAVRARFGAHPAVRQLRQRGMIVAFDVATERPDFARNFFRAALDHSVLLRPIGNTVYFMPPYILDAAHVAHLVDGAAEALTKALDEALNPAPN; via the coding sequence ATGCACGCCCCGTCACTGCTCGAACGATCCCTCAGGAGCGTATGGCACCCCTGCACGCAGATGAAGCAGCATGAAGCGCTGCCGCTGGTGCCGATCGTGCGCGGTGAAGGCCCGTGGCTCATCGACGCCGATGGCCGGCGGCTGCTCGACGGCATCAGCTCATGGTGGGTCAACCTGTTCGGTCACTGCAACCCGCGCATCAACGCCGCGCTGCGCGCGCAGCTCGACACCCTCGAACATGTCATGCTCGCCGGCTTCACGCACGAGCCGGTGGTCGAGCTGTCCGAACGGCTCGCGGCGCTGACTGGCCATCGCCTCGGGCACGCGTTCTACGCGTCCGACGGCGCCTCCGCGACCGAGATCGCATTGAAGATGAGCGCGCATTACTGGCGCAACCTCGGCCTCGCCGAAAAATCCCGCTTCGTCAGCCTCGCCGGCAGCTATCACGGCGAAACGGTCGGCGCGCTGGCGGTCACCGACGTTCCGATCTTTCGCGACGCATACGCGCCGCTGGTGCGCGCCGGCACGACGGTGCCGACGCCGGACGCCCGCCTCGCCCTGCCCGGCGAATCGGCGGCGGATGTCGCGCGCCGCGCCGCCGCCGCGCTCGAAATGCATCTGGCCGAGCATCACGCGCAGACCGCCGCGCTGATCGTCGAGCCGCTCGTGCAGGGCGCCTCCGGCATGGTGATGTACGACGCGGAATACCTGCGTCTCGCCCGCGCATTGTGCGACCGTTACCGCGTTCATCTGATCGCCGACGAGATCGCGGTCGGCTGCGGGCGCACCGGCAGCTTTTTCGCGTGCGAGCAGGCCGGCATCTGGCCCGATTTCCTGTGCCTGTCGAAAGGCATTTCGGGGGGCTATCTGCCGCTGTCGCTGGTGCTCGCGACCGACACCGTCTATGCGGCGTTCTACGATGACTCGGCGACCCGCGCGTTCCTACATTCGCACTCGTACACCGGCAACCCGCTCGCGTGCCGCGCGGCGCTGGCGACGCTGGACATCTTCGAACAGGACGGCGTGCTGGCCGCGAACCGCGTGCTCGCCCGGCAGCTCGGCGACGCCGTCCGGGCGCGTTTCGGCGCGCATCCCGCGGTGCGCCAGCTGCGCCAGCGCGGCATGATCGTCGCATTCGACGTCGCGACCGAGCGGCCCGACTTCGCGCGCAACTTCTTCCGCGCCGCACTCGACCACAGCGTGCTGCTGCGCCCGATCGGCAACACCGTCTATTTCATGCCGCCGTACATCCTCGACGCGGCTCACGTCGCGCATCTCGTCGACGGCGCCGCAGAAGCGCTCACCAAAGCGCTCGACGAAGCGCTCAACCCGGCGCCGAACTGA
- the yaaA gene encoding peroxide stress protein YaaA produces the protein MIFVISPAKALDFETPPVTIAATQPDYLREAEELIGILRQKTPAEVAELMHLSDPLAALNTARYERWQRPFTPDNAKQALLAFNGDVYGGLDAPSLSEDDFAWAQQHLRILSGLYGLLRPLDLMQPYRLEMGTRLGNPRGANLYAYWGDTLAEALNRLLAAEREAGGSAVLVNLASQEYFKAAAPAKLAAPVITPVFEDWKAGRYKIISFYAKRARGLMSRYAIRDRVEDVEELKGFDAEGYGFAPEVSDAHTLVFRRRTD, from the coding sequence ATGATTTTCGTGATCTCTCCGGCCAAGGCGCTGGATTTCGAAACCCCGCCGGTCACCATTGCGGCGACGCAGCCGGACTATCTGCGCGAAGCCGAGGAGCTGATCGGCATCCTGCGGCAGAAGACTCCTGCGGAGGTCGCCGAGCTGATGCACCTGTCGGACCCGCTCGCGGCGCTGAACACGGCGCGCTACGAGCGCTGGCAGCGGCCTTTCACCCCGGACAACGCGAAGCAGGCGCTGCTCGCGTTCAACGGCGACGTCTACGGCGGACTCGACGCACCGAGCCTGTCGGAAGACGATTTCGCGTGGGCGCAGCAGCACCTGCGCATCCTGTCCGGGTTGTACGGCCTGTTGCGCCCGCTCGACCTGATGCAGCCGTACCGCCTGGAAATGGGCACGCGGCTCGGAAATCCCCGCGGGGCGAACCTCTACGCGTACTGGGGCGACACCCTCGCCGAAGCGCTGAACCGACTGCTCGCCGCCGAGCGCGAGGCCGGCGGCAGCGCGGTGCTGGTGAACCTCGCATCGCAGGAATACTTCAAGGCAGCGGCGCCGGCGAAGCTCGCCGCGCCGGTGATCACGCCGGTGTTCGAGGACTGGAAGGCCGGGCGTTACAAGATCATCAGCTTCTACGCGAAGCGTGCGCGCGGCCTGATGAGCCGCTACGCGATCCGCGACCGGGTCGAGGACGTCGAGGAGCTGAAGGGCTTCGACGCCGAAGGCTACGGCTTCGCGCCCGAAGTTTCGGACGCGCACACGCTCGTGTTCCGCCGCCGCACCGACTGA
- a CDS encoding M14-type cytosolic carboxypeptidase: MKISHNFDAGAIEVVSLADPQDIRLRLRPDNAAALHQWFYFRMHGAAGRPLRMTFENAAGAAFAEGWPGYRCVASYDRRNWFRVAGTSYDNGQLIVEHTPERNSIYYAYFEPYSHERHLDLLGWAEMSAFAQVDTLGTTVEGRDIDRVVVGRASPGRRPVWIIARQHPGETMAEWFVEGLLERLLDAADPVARRIREQAVLHIVPNMNPDGAVHGNLRTNAAGRNLNREWRAPDPVASPEVFCVREAMEASGCDLFLDIHGDESLPYVFFSTAEEVPGFTAEMGQQQARFIAALAAASPDFQTQHGYKSGRFGDELLTLASKWVAHRFGCVSLTLEMPFKDNANLPDGLTGWSGARSKRLGGAMLSAILAHLEG, translated from the coding sequence ATGAAAATCAGCCACAACTTCGACGCCGGCGCGATCGAGGTCGTCAGCCTCGCCGACCCGCAGGACATCCGCCTGCGCCTGCGCCCCGACAATGCCGCGGCGCTGCACCAGTGGTTCTATTTCCGCATGCACGGCGCCGCGGGCCGGCCGCTTCGCATGACGTTCGAGAACGCGGCCGGCGCGGCATTCGCCGAAGGCTGGCCGGGCTATCGCTGCGTCGCGTCGTACGACCGGCGCAACTGGTTCCGCGTCGCGGGGACGTCATACGACAACGGCCAGCTGATCGTCGAGCACACGCCCGAGCGCAACAGCATCTACTACGCGTATTTCGAGCCCTACTCGCACGAACGCCACCTCGATCTGCTCGGCTGGGCCGAGATGTCCGCGTTCGCGCAGGTCGATACGCTCGGCACGACCGTCGAAGGGCGCGATATCGACCGCGTCGTCGTCGGGCGCGCGAGCCCGGGACGCCGGCCAGTATGGATCATCGCGCGCCAGCATCCCGGCGAGACGATGGCCGAATGGTTCGTCGAAGGCCTGCTCGAACGTCTGCTCGACGCCGCCGACCCGGTCGCGCGCAGGATCCGCGAACAGGCCGTGCTGCACATCGTGCCCAACATGAATCCCGACGGCGCCGTGCACGGCAACCTGCGCACCAACGCGGCCGGGCGCAACCTGAACCGCGAATGGCGCGCGCCCGACCCGGTCGCGAGTCCCGAAGTGTTCTGCGTACGCGAGGCGATGGAGGCGAGCGGATGCGATCTCTTCCTCGACATCCACGGCGACGAGTCGCTGCCGTATGTGTTTTTCTCGACCGCCGAGGAAGTTCCGGGCTTCACCGCCGAGATGGGGCAGCAGCAGGCGCGCTTCATTGCCGCGCTGGCCGCGGCGAGTCCGGATTTCCAGACGCAGCATGGCTACAAGTCCGGCCGGTTCGGCGACGAACTGCTGACGCTTGCAAGCAAATGGGTCGCGCACCGCTTCGGTTGCGTGTCCCTGACGCTGGAGATGCCGTTCAAGGACAACGCCAACCTCCCCGACGGCCTCACCGGCTGGAGCGGTGCGCGCAGCAAGCGGCTCGGCGGCGCGATGCTCAGTGCGATCCTCGCGCATCTGGAGGGCTGA
- a CDS encoding DUF433 domain-containing protein, with the protein MGQLDRITQEAGVMGGKACVQGMRVTVGMIVGQIGAGHSVDEILVDYPYLEREDIMQALRYAAWRAEEREVMLVSA; encoded by the coding sequence ATGGGACAGCTTGATCGGATCACGCAGGAGGCCGGTGTCATGGGCGGCAAAGCGTGCGTCCAAGGCATGCGTGTCACCGTCGGCATGATCGTGGGACAGATCGGGGCAGGGCATAGCGTCGACGAGATCCTTGTCGATTACCCCTATCTTGAACGTGAGGACATCATGCAGGCGCTTCGTTACGCTGCGTGGCGGGCCGAAGAGCGCGAGGTCATGCTGGTTTCCGCATGA